The Xylocopa sonorina isolate GNS202 chromosome 10, iyXylSono1_principal, whole genome shotgun sequence genome contains the following window.
tgattcaatttcacaatgataatcatccatagttcaataattttgtgatctgtcctcaggaatccgcagctcagtacttgtaaAGTGAACGgaaaaagaacagcctaaccaaacataatcgaaccgatttttcaatactaatcttagcatatttaacttatcctgcaaactattaaaatgcccttcgaacagtgttttttcacagtgaagtaaacggtaaacattattaaattaaacgtatgtttcatttactatcaaaaccgtaaacCGTTTTGATagccttcaatggcttcatgttataggtcgttgaactcgttctaaagtactctatcgtattacggaagaatgattataccaattcattttaaaaaatgaaggtaaccttcaaatgtccaacatacctccagtTACAAAAAaagtattttcatcaacggatggaccCTTCgtattatgcaattttatatcagtagAAATTTCTATGAAGCTTATAGCttcaaggatatctgaggtgctagttattactgccccaccctgtatattattatggatgtgtccaaccaggcaacgatgaacaaagttaaatttaatattaccatGTTTATtgtattacttataatatatttgtttttctgtaatttagccaaaaaacagtgttcacgatgtcggcagatgaatgtatttgccttagaattacaagagccgacaagttcgaaagtagaatatttctttactccgttgACCGAATCATTGGAAACGTTAAGCAAAGTGcgagcctttcaaaacagtcagatgcaaattacgatacaacgtttccaagaaatggtacgtgtcactcttttttaattccgtttttttttaacaaaggaaatttaattgaaatatccgtaaAATTTAAGAACAAAAAGTTATTacaatcttacgcaacatatacgatggtgataaaggataagtacgcggaactgaaaatggaaagtagcgagcagagaaaaaaactgatagaactgcaaagtagatcgatacatccctcaaatgatgcttctacgtcaataaaatctgttaaacaaagaactattgcaaaaatcaggtataatcagtaTTACTTCTGTTCaatagctataatagaattggactgaaatggatataagacaggCATTAATATCTATAcgatctattctatgcaaaggcaaatatttcaaagagaaaaattgtattacttacaaattacttatgttcgcagagatctcactaattcaggcttctcgtcttccagatctaatcattcatttaacatggaaaggggtcgaggaatagtaaaaggttttcatatttcataatctcactcgatacgtcgaatggatcacgtaaaatatcggacagtaATTCCACCTACACCtttagaccttaaatatataattgcaagaacatatttaataccgttttagtaacatttttctaattatttataactATTCCtactaaatatatgttaatcgaataagttgctttaccaaagaataaaagaatctaaggattacaaatctgagtatTATATAAGAAAAGTgcgttacatatataatgttacatgtaacaaaagatgaatatcaaaaagatcatacataagttgaatccacaatgtggacatagagatatagaaatggcaaaaattccaaacaataattagcaaaattcaaaaagggaggagtgaaaatttatttccttgacgatgataagaaacaagtctgcctcatgcactacaatttctcaaacaaccagcgattggcacgtcaatgacaacggatggaacgaattccgaggcagaactgtgctaagacaCTGCACCtactcagctctcgtaacggcatactcttagtactggggcgacactcgtatcacggcactattaatgcaccgcgatatagcacacgggctacatggccatgacaatgacactattcgCTCATCATAGCTGCAGgtgtggtagtggcgtaggctgacatttactaatagggaagctgtttccataaaaattataaacgaatatgaaaaatgactaaactaagcaagttatttattttgattccaaaatagatacaccggcacgaaacaaagacataagaactcgattttattattttctataaactagctcgatacggcgatttcttccatagagtcgttaattactttagcataaaaatatataaatttaatttatatatatttttttcaattaatcattacaaattcatgcagttgagggttatattaaatacgatgacagcatattatttaagaaattacacaaggcgaagttagggacgcaacagcatgaatttttattttataagtaatactagCTGTACCCGTCCACACGTTGCTGTATTTGAACGAAAAGGCAGTTTTGATACCTCAAACATAATTTATTAATGGTCAAATGTATACAATAcatcaaaatgaaaattaacaaTAAAATTATCCCTACATATGTGTCATttgaatataatatatgtacaaaacatagatatacaTAGTTGATGGTAGATTAAACATGCCTCTTCACTTGTGATATTAAACAATATtgcaaacgaattttaattgaacaataatataagtaattattaaatatcatcATGAAATGAATGATATTTGATGATTAATGGTGAACTTTACCTTGTAAATATACAACATTATTTATTTTCCTATCTGGTGCAGGAATAAATAAATTTGATGGTTTTCCAACTCGTGAACACCATCGTACAAGGTGTCCATGTGACTCACAACGTACGCTGTCCATGTGAGAAGCATGGATCCAATCTAATCCACATACTTGCAATGATTGTCCCTGTACTTCGTTAATGGTCATTGCGAAGGCTAGTCGTACAGGAACCCCTTGGTGTTTTCCCTTTAAAATGGTTGCCTCAATTATGTTATTCATTAATTTTTTTACTGATAGCCTAGTCCCATTGCATAGTCACGGTGGATTTATATTTCGTAGAAGGATGATTGGGGAACCAATTTTCAAAGATAAAATATGCGGTGGCATTCCTTGTAAATCCaatgaattaaaatattctGTTGGATAATTAACTGATTCATCGTGATTGACAACAGTATCTATGGATTTATATGTTGTTTCTTCATCAGGTATTTCATTTTGAATTGTGTAGTTTATTAAATTCACATCAATGTTTTTGGCTGCCAATATAGCACGCTCACTAACCCAttgattatttttataattctgCGATAAATTTGGAAAAACTTTGGCAATCAATTCATCAGTGGATTTTACAATGTGACAAAAGTCTTTTGGTAATGTAATACAGTGTGCAGATTCGTCTATTTCTATTTTACCATTCCCAATATCTAACAATTGTTTTGCAAATCGTTCAGAAGATTCATCTTGTTGTAATTGAACACGCATATTGGTCTTTAAAGATATTTTCTCTACATACCGCCATAACGCTGATGATTTGAGACATGCATTCAATTCATCTGCAGGTGCTGAACGTGGTATAACTGGTAGAGTTTGTCGAAAATCACCAGCTAGCAAAATGAATGCACCCCCAAAGAGCTGTTCATTTCTCTCAAATCTTTTAATGTGCGATTGAGTGCTTCCAATGATTTCTTGTGTGCCATGGTGCATTCATTCCATATTACAAGCTGACATGATCTCAGTACATTTTCCAACCCAGAATATTTGCTAATATTACATGTTGGAGTTTCAATTACCTGCATATTTAATGGCATGTTCGACCACCATCCAAAAGAGTTGCTGCAATATCAGATGATGCAATAACAAGTGCAATATTATTTTGTGATATTATAGTTGCCAGAATAATTGAAATAAGAAAAGTTTTACCAGTGCCATTAAGTGCATCTAAGAAATACAAACCACATCTCTTGTTAGATATTGCAGTTATAATTGTGCCATTTGCTGTTCGTTGTTCTAATACCAATTTCGGCAGATTAATTCGAACAAATGTTTGTAATTTATTAACATCGAAGTGCGTTTCTCGTTGTACATCACGATCGAAAATGTCATTACCAGATCTATTTAGAGTAATCATTCCCAATTCTGTCAGTGACTTGTTGACTATTGTCAAACATACATCCTCAATTAAAATCAATACCGCATTGTATGTATTTGATGTACATTGAATGTTGGGATTAGCATTTATTCTGCGCATGCGATGTAAAATGTCTTCACTCATATAGTCTTTATATTCTTCCCAAAGATCCTTTGGATTAGCAGGAAAACATGTAGTTAGTATGATGGAAAATAGTGTACGTATCTGCTGTGGTTGAGCTGTATTAGAAGCATCAGCGAGTGAAATATCCCAATGAGCATCGTTTTCTAAGAGATTTAATTTCTGGCAAGCCTCACAAAATGTGGCACACACATGGCCATTGACCGTTTTCAATTCTTGGAAAGATGTTGGTCCACAAACATTGATTAATAATAATCATAGGTAAAAGCATTCTGCGTTATTTGGATGTACAGTGTACAGACGACCCAATGCATTTGCGGAATATAAATTTAGGTGTCCTTGTACTGCTTTACCTTTTTCAGGACGCTGAAATTTTCTTgttgatgtattccacgtaaaataaattgatacttCAGAATACAGTAGTGTCCTTGCAAAGGTATCATTTCTACATAATGTGTAAAATTCAGTTAATGTTGTTGGCGGTGGCGACATTGCTCTTACACGTACATTTTCTAATGTAAAATATACATGCTGTCCATTTTCAAAGTGTACTGCTAAATGAACAACTGTTGGATATCGCTCATGaatggaaaatgataaaatacgcCATGCAGCCTCATTGTTACATATGTAGCGTCCCAGTTGATACTGGGTGACTTCATCGTTAGATGCAGTTGTATTTTTCACTCCAAAcactgccatatcgcttcctttGTTCACATAtttgcaaatatattttatagcttTCACTGACTGCAGTACTCAACATTTATGTGTGCGTTATACGTTTTTAGTAGTAATGGAGAATATGGTACTACGCAACGATTATCAACATCAATAGTATTGTTGAGTACTTTTAGTTTAATGGATTTTCCACCATCTTTGGTAGATCGTCGTCGATagagtggatatccatcattgcCTGTAATAGTTTCAGCAAGTAAGTTTCTAGGATACCGCTTTGTGCACTTTCCATTTGACATGcatggtgaattattatttagtgAGCGACATGGACCATGAATCATATTTTTTGAGACAATATCGTGAAAGTCTTTATCAATTTCAATGTCTGGTATTTCTGCAGAGATGATTTCATCAATTCTGTTTGGTGTTATTTTTCCCATCATCTATATTAAAATATGCGCATGTGGTAAACCATTATTTTTGCCATTCAATGGAATACATCCAACAGCGCGTCTCTCCAAATACACAGTGTTTGACAATAAAATCTATTAAAGGttttaatttttgtttaaatacacGCCCAGAAATATCATGACGATCTTATGGTTATTGTCCAATTAATAAAAGCTTCTTCATTTCATCCCATGCTCGGTTGCGTGTAAATGTGATGAAAAAATCTGGACGACCATATGCACGAACATACGTCATTGCATCTTGTGCATATTCATGCATGTGTCTTGGGCTGCCTGTAAATATGGATAGTAAAATGACCATTTTTTCCAATTCACTAAGATTGCCATCATTTACAACTGCATGGAACTGGATGTACTCTTCAGAATGCAATTTGACTTTATTTAGTAGTATGTAGAGGAGTCTTTCACTTTCTATTTTTACATACATGTCAACAATGTATTGATGAAATAACTatctatatttcaatatatgattATCAGCATTCTCACAAATCATAGTTCGATATGCATAATAATTCATAGCACTGACCTTTTTGTTAATGTCCACATTAGTTGTAGGATTTCTCATATCaatattaaaatgatatccATCCTCTCCTTGTAGAAATAGAAtgggatattgtaatgcatcatatgaacgatgcgtttctgatacttgACGCTGAacgtcaccatttctacgatgaagaattatatcgcgagaattaaattcttcatcaactatgacaattgccacttcatcgatcgttggtgcgttgaaatgtcttcgatgttgaccaataggtgttttatctgcctttattattactttgtaatcgtcagatggcagttgttcaatggcagttttaaataatttaattaattcattacgttatacaaacaaattttgtaattcagCGACAATCTCTCGCTTAGTATTCATATTCAATTGaaaccgtctgttgatttgttcgtcagtattttccataaaatatatctgaagatatttgtgatcagcatttggcaagggtagTAGTGATCCAGCATGGTGCTAAATCTGCctttgtactttaaatgttggcatatattttgcgctaacgatattcgttgctccgaacaatgtcatttggaagcatgaattgtacttgggtatattattcaaataatttttgattgagttgtttcacctgatactaaagttagtaatggttcaggtggtgaacgcaagtctggtaactttACTTTTCCACCAGCCCAGCACATACCTggtgtttcatttttaaatttttgagcaccacaactttttatccatttttccaataattacacttGGATGAAGACTGTTATTgtaaaggggattgtaattgagaccacataaattcaaatcagtatgtatcgttcgtcttgtctatgtcctgcgaatttgattcctttgctgccttgcttgcctctgttcgctcgtttctagtgatcgagcaagagcagtgtgaactagATCTCTTTCTTGCtttgcttgcctctgttcactcgtttctaatgatcgagcaagagcagtgtgaactcgatctctttcttgtctagcttgtctctgctcactttgttctgaagctcgttcttcttttctcctttctgcttgatttgtagatcgactagtgacacttcgctttgatggcataattgtggggttaaataaaacgtatttccaattattttcttcagcaggaaatcaataatatttttatttattcacgtattaataatttattctcgtattaataattgcaaaagttttttgactgaatttttgtatttattagaattttctggcgaaaaatcgaacgcagaacgcattaatgttgttttttgtaattaaaattaatttgttgaaatcttaaaggaaacataatttatgtatttaaaatattttaaattttaatataatttataatattcaaacaataattgaaaaatataaataacacaattcaatattttacttaccttgtgatttatatttttatttttattacaactgttattatgggtatgttattttGTAGTGTGTCGTCGACATTTGTGTgtagtcgacacattggaagaaaaattcttccagtgaaaaatgctgtatgaagtgcaatagcagcttcccATCCcgttgatattctacagaaattcttatgccattttactcgatttactagaatcgaaactacgaaacttattaggtggtatttctgcaactgctacctcaaacacacacacacacacacacacacgaaatccatcaagattaaagatactgtgtatgtataggaggatgcgtacaataagaaaggactattacatggataaattgtagaattccattggtaattgataattagattatgaacctatatatgcttttatcagaaatttaaatacgtcaaaattgcagcacgcatgTGTGTAAGTATCACTTTGCcacctcatttcattttggcagttatacttatatataagcatccatccaggcataaaacctgataatctttcaactataaaataataatgaaacatttgaccttttgctggcgttggcttattttatcattttcggaacttgtgaaggaGCTAtggtaacaaagtactttatatctttgctcattgtttccaaaaagaatgctaaatatgaataactatgtttattttattataaatgtataaggaaatttcaatctacataaataaatattttcaaacgtaatttatttaatttttatcatttggcgttacaaaatatattacaaaatatataaaaatatattttactttagttttcttaatattttaaatattttatattatcatattaaacttttacaaaaagtaacaaaatttttataagtaggaataatttgtcCTTAATTagttggttctttttaagaagacggtgtttaatttttcaaagtaagtttcgactttatattgatcattaatttctctaattccattgcttttcgtagatcaccgctaattttcaactttcccattacggctttgccgattcaagttttaattctccgagagATAtacaatattatgttattagtaaaattattttgcatttttaattaatttgaacgtaaaaaatatatcttttttaatgagaaagcattgcgagagaATGTTGAGAATCCACTGTTAAtattgtacctagtggttgactaggttctcctctccctgccgcacctttttaccattttcaagatgcaaaaaccgtgtatcagcttcgacacctttaaaatttacgaaatttacatattgtaaatttttgcaaaagtgatgttaattaactcttgacttatggttgcttgggcaattaatcagactggtcaaagatgtgctgtaatgtacgaggactaataaattttttttaacataatgaacaatatagtatttgagcttacagttttgttatcaaactcgctgtttaaattagtttggatgacaatgaatatttgcatgatctttttctttgatttatctgtataatttgttcgttctttacaattgtcatatataatcatccaaatctatctatatgttccaaattcttctctaggaaggaatctgaCAACACTTTatcttattaataatatttatattctgtaaaataaattgatttgtttactagaatataaattatacattcatgtattaattgtcaacctttagttaattattcacgccAGGactacacgcataatgggtaaattcagatattccttcagttttgtaatgatttttttatgtaatgaatttgcctcatcgattaaggactgactagtaacagatttactgtctttgtaaaataaaagcgtatatTGCAtgacccattatttccagcttcgcactataattttgtgattctgaaccaactaacatctctttcgcagccatatgtattccttaaacaacgcgtgcgtaaggcaatcttgaaTTGAGAGTACTATTTTtcctaacaatgaaattagaaatatatataaattactTCAGTCTTTGAAAAGACTGCATTCAcaacaataccatcattttcatattcatcggtccGTTCAAGAGCACAcactaacattccaaacttggatattgtaTATTTGACACGAGCTTTAAACCATatctgtttaatttttatacttagtggtgggcagatatttattatattaatatttatgcctttctttaaatatgataagtatatcttggacctgaaataagtatagtgtcatattagtgaattttattcctacaactaaaacagaacttttatactttacactagaaatgttactctagaattgatattattcacaagattataatttttcatacctatggattctatgcctggttaaagtactagcgctagcattattaaccctttcagcactgagttgtgtggcaaatggttttgtgaaaaCCCATATGTGgcattcgttgttgtcagaccggtaa
Protein-coding sequences here:
- the LOC143428655 gene encoding uncharacterized protein LOC143428655, producing MNNIIEATILKGKHQGVPVRLAFAMTINEVQGQSLQVCGLDWIHASHMDSVRCESHGHLVRWCSRVGKPSNLFIPAPDRKINNVVYLQGIKTAFSFKYSNVWTGTATYATTTPAAMMSE
- the LOC143428656 gene encoding uncharacterized protein LOC143428656; its protein translation is MQVIETPTCNISKYSGLENVLRSCQLLFGGAFILLAGDFRQTLPVIPRSAPADELNACLKSSALWRYVEKISLKTNMRVQLQQDESSERFAKQLLDIGNGKIEIDESAHCITLPKDFCHIVKSTDELIAKVFPNLSQNYKNNQWVSERAILAAKNIDVNLINYTIQNEIPDEETTYKSIDTVVNHDESVNYPTEYFNSLDLQGMPPHILSLKIGSPIILLRNINPP
- the LOC143428657 gene encoding uncharacterized protein LOC143428657, which codes for MGKITPNRIDEIISAEIPDIEIDKDFHDIVSKNMIHGPCRSLNNNSPCMSNGKCTKRYPRNLLAETITGNDGYPLYRRRSTKDGGKSIKLKVLNNTIDVDNRCVVPYSPLLLKTYNAHINVEYCRSDMAVFGVKNTTASNDEVTQYQLGRYICNNEAAWRILSFSIHERYPTVVHLAVHFENGQHVYFTLENVRVRAMSPPPTTLTEFYTLCRNDTFARTLLYSEVSIYFTWNTSTRKFQRPEKGKAVQGHLNLYSANALGRLYTVHPNNAECFYL